The following proteins are co-located in the Nitrospiria bacterium genome:
- a CDS encoding M67 family metallopeptidase: MLKIPKAIHDQMLVHAEAEIPFECCGLLAGKDGQVTHGYKVANVVAMEGAELSNFDDAKVADLQRRSPKDRAKVAFIMDAQEMSLAQKDIRLRQIELQVVYHSHPNGPDHPSPTDINIANDFSPNWSKMNQPEPLYVIISLETPDRPSVKAYRIVGHRFIEERLEVLAS, encoded by the coding sequence ATGCTGAAAATCCCGAAAGCGATCCACGACCAGATGTTGGTCCACGCCGAGGCCGAAATTCCCTTCGAATGTTGCGGCCTCCTAGCCGGGAAGGATGGTCAAGTTACACACGGTTACAAGGTTGCAAACGTCGTCGCTATGGAAGGAGCCGAACTATCGAACTTCGACGATGCAAAAGTCGCCGACCTCCAACGCCGGTCTCCAAAAGACCGTGCCAAGGTCGCTTTTATAATGGACGCCCAGGAAATGTCTCTTGCGCAGAAAGACATACGATTGCGTCAAATTGAATTGCAGGTTGTCTATCATTCTCATCCGAACGGTCCGGACCACCCCTCCCCGACCGACATCAATATTGCCAACGATTTTTCTCCCAACTGGAGCAAGATGAACCAACCCGAACCGCTCTATGTTATCATTTCATTGGAGACCCCGGACCGGCCGAGCGTGAAGGCCTACCGGATCGTCGGGCATCGCTTTATTGAAGAAAGGTTGGAAGTCCTTGCCTCGTGA
- a CDS encoding non-heme iron oxygenase ferredoxin subunit — protein MAGYVKVGTTGDLAPGQGKKVEAGGKKIALFNVDGTYYAIDDTCTHRGGPLSEGELSGNEVTCPWHGAVFDVKTGNALGAPATKGVESHKVRVSGNSIEVEV, from the coding sequence ATGGCGGGATATGTAAAAGTCGGAACGACGGGGGACCTGGCCCCCGGACAAGGAAAAAAGGTCGAGGCGGGCGGAAAGAAGATCGCCCTGTTCAATGTCGACGGGACTTATTACGCGATCGACGACACCTGCACCCACCGGGGCGGTCCGCTGTCGGAGGGCGAACTTTCGGGGAACGAAGTGACCTGTCCCTGGCACGGCGCGGTCTTCGACGTCAAGACCGGAAACGCCCTCGGGGCGCCGGCGACCAAGGGAGTCGAGAGCCACAAGGTCCGCGTGTCGGGCAACAGCATCGAAGTCGAGGTGTAA
- the thiS gene encoding sulfur carrier protein ThiS encodes MRIKINGKPEEIEANTVLELLRAKEIEPRMVSVELNSTIVDREAYAITTLKEGDMLELLFFMGGGGGLYPASNASEWGRTSASSVEPLHRRRGRRRPPKKR; translated from the coding sequence ATGCGGATTAAAATCAACGGCAAGCCCGAGGAAATTGAGGCGAATACGGTCCTGGAATTGCTCCGGGCGAAGGAAATCGAGCCACGTATGGTCTCGGTCGAACTGAATTCAACCATTGTCGACCGGGAGGCCTATGCCATCACGACGCTGAAGGAAGGCGATATGCTGGAGTTGCTTTTCTTCATGGGAGGCGGCGGGGGTCTTTATCCAGCGAGCAATGCGAGCGAGTGGGGGAGAACTTCGGCGAGCTCAGTCGAGCCGCTCCACCGGCGGAGGGGGCGACGCAGGCCCCCAAAAAAAAGATGA
- the moeB gene encoding molybdopterin-synthase adenylyltransferase MoeB produces the protein MEFSEEQVQRYSRHIILKEIGGKGQQKIAKAKVLCIGAGGLGSPAALYLAAAGVGTLGIVDADAVDLSNLHRQIIHTTARLNTPKVESARETIAAMNPDVRVRAYPTRLTSENVMEVLPDYDIVLDGSDNFPTRFLMNDACFFTKKTLVSASIFRFDGQVTTIKAHAGHPCYRCLYHEPPPAGLVPSCQEAGVLGVLAGTVGVLQATEALKEILGIGRPLYDRLMIYDALEMTFREVKVHKDPDCPLCGKSPRITKLLDYEQSCTL, from the coding sequence ATGGAATTCTCCGAAGAACAGGTTCAGCGTTACAGCCGCCACATCATTTTAAAAGAGATCGGGGGAAAGGGCCAGCAGAAGATCGCCAAGGCCAAGGTCCTCTGCATCGGCGCCGGGGGTCTGGGATCACCCGCCGCGCTTTACCTGGCCGCGGCCGGAGTGGGAACCCTCGGCATCGTGGACGCCGACGCGGTGGATCTGTCCAACCTCCATCGGCAGATCATCCATACCACCGCCCGCCTGAACACGCCCAAGGTCGAATCGGCGCGGGAGACGATCGCGGCCATGAACCCGGACGTCCGGGTCCGCGCGTACCCAACGCGGCTCACCTCGGAAAATGTCATGGAGGTCCTCCCGGATTACGACATCGTGCTGGACGGCTCGGACAATTTTCCGACGCGCTTCCTGATGAACGACGCCTGTTTTTTCACGAAGAAGACCCTGGTCTCGGCCAGCATCTTCCGCTTCGACGGCCAGGTCACGACGATCAAGGCCCATGCCGGGCATCCCTGCTATCGCTGCCTCTACCATGAACCGCCGCCGGCCGGACTGGTGCCGAGCTGCCAGGAAGCCGGCGTTCTGGGCGTCCTGGCCGGGACGGTCGGCGTCCTGCAGGCGACGGAGGCCTTGAAGGAAATCCTGGGCATCGGCCGGCCGTTGTACGACCGGTTGATGATCTATGACGCGCTCGAAATGACGTTTCGTGAAGTCAAGGTCCACAAGGATCCGGACTGCCCGCTCTGCGGAAAGTCGCCCAGGATCACGAAGCTCCTGGACTACGAACAGTCCTGCACGCTCTGA
- the moeB gene encoding molybdopterin-synthase adenylyltransferase MoeB, which yields MEFNDQQIQRYSRHIILPEVGGKGQKRICQAKVLIVGAGGLGSPAALYLAAAGLGTIGIIDGDRVDLSNLHRQVLHHTSDVDQPKVISAQDKMLAINPDVKVVTYYERLTAKNALSILNDYDVILDGTDNFPAKFLINDACFFAKKPLIHGGILRFDGQVITIRPGQSACYRCIHREPPPNGLIPTCQEAGVLGVLAGVIGTIQATEALKLILGIGQPLTDRWLIYDALTAHFRIARVKRQIHCPLCGDRPTITELLEYEPPVCEI from the coding sequence ATGGAATTTAACGATCAACAAATACAACGCTACAGCCGCCACATCATCCTTCCCGAAGTCGGCGGGAAAGGGCAGAAGCGGATCTGTCAGGCGAAGGTCCTGATCGTCGGCGCCGGCGGATTGGGTTCTCCGGCGGCGTTGTACCTCGCCGCCGCGGGGCTGGGAACGATCGGGATCATCGACGGCGATCGGGTCGATCTCTCCAACCTCCACCGGCAGGTTCTTCATCACACGTCGGATGTGGACCAGCCCAAAGTGATCTCGGCCCAGGACAAAATGCTCGCGATCAACCCGGACGTGAAAGTTGTGACCTATTATGAACGGCTGACGGCCAAGAACGCCCTCTCGATCCTGAACGACTATGACGTCATCCTGGACGGAACGGATAATTTTCCGGCCAAATTCCTGATCAACGACGCCTGTTTTTTTGCGAAAAAGCCGCTGATCCACGGGGGGATCCTCCGCTTTGACGGACAGGTGATCACCATCCGTCCGGGCCAGAGCGCCTGTTACCGTTGTATCCATCGCGAGCCGCCCCCGAACGGTTTGATCCCGACCTGTCAGGAGGCCGGGGTGCTCGGTGTTTTGGCCGGGGTGATCGGAACGATTCAGGCGACCGAGGCGCTGAAGCTCATCCTGGGCATCGGCCAGCCGCTCACCGACCGCTGGCTCATTTACGACGCGCTGACCGCCCATTTTCGCATCGCACGGGTCAAACGTCAGATTCATTGCCCTCTCTGCGGGGATCGACCGACGATTACCGAGCTGCTCGAGTACGAACCGCCGGTCTGCGAAATATAA
- a CDS encoding NAD(P)-dependent alcohol dehydrogenase, with protein sequence MLATRGYAVKGPSSKFEPFNFERREPGPNDLLIEILYCGICHSDIHQARDEWGGSIYPMVPGHEIVGRVTRVGSAVKRFKAGELAGVGCFVDSCRTCASCKEGLEQYCERGPNFTYNSREKDGKTPTYGGYSSQIVVDENYVLKISANLPPANAAPLLCAGITTYSPLRHFGVGPGRRVGVVGLGGLGHMAVKLAAAMGAEVAVFSTSKSKEPDARRLGTHEFIVTKDPKTLTAHANRFDFILDAVSAPHDLNAYLNLLRRDGALVFVGAPAKPLELQAFSLIPKRRQLAGSMIGGIRETQEMLDYCAARNITSDVEVIPIQQVEAAYERVLKGDVRYRFSIDMKTL encoded by the coding sequence ATGTTGGCCACGCGCGGTTACGCCGTTAAAGGTCCGTCATCCAAATTCGAGCCGTTCAATTTCGAGCGGCGCGAACCCGGCCCCAACGATCTGCTGATCGAAATCCTCTACTGCGGCATCTGCCACTCCGATATCCATCAGGCGCGGGATGAGTGGGGCGGCTCCATTTACCCGATGGTCCCCGGACATGAAATCGTCGGGCGCGTGACCCGCGTCGGTTCCGCCGTGAAACGGTTCAAGGCGGGCGAGCTGGCCGGGGTCGGATGCTTCGTCGATTCCTGCCGGACCTGCGCGAGCTGCAAGGAAGGACTGGAGCAGTACTGCGAGCGCGGGCCGAACTTCACCTACAACAGCCGCGAGAAGGACGGAAAAACTCCGACCTACGGCGGCTACTCGTCCCAGATCGTCGTGGATGAAAATTACGTCTTGAAGATTTCCGCAAACCTTCCACCGGCGAACGCGGCTCCCCTTCTCTGCGCCGGAATCACGACCTACTCCCCCCTCCGGCATTTCGGCGTCGGCCCGGGACGGAGGGTTGGCGTAGTCGGGCTGGGCGGTTTGGGACATATGGCCGTCAAGCTGGCCGCCGCGATGGGCGCGGAGGTGGCGGTCTTCAGCACCTCCAAATCGAAGGAGCCGGATGCGCGCCGGCTGGGTACGCATGAATTCATTGTGACGAAGGACCCGAAGACCCTGACCGCCCATGCCAACCGTTTCGATTTCATTCTCGACGCGGTGTCCGCTCCCCATGATCTCAACGCGTATCTGAACCTGTTGCGCCGTGACGGAGCCCTGGTGTTCGTGGGGGCGCCGGCAAAACCGTTGGAGCTTCAGGCCTTCTCGCTCATTCCCAAGAGAAGACAACTGGCCGGCTCGATGATCGGCGGCATTCGCGAGACTCAGGAGATGCTGGATTATTGCGCCGCCCGGAACATCACCTCCGACGTCGAGGTGATTCCGATCCAGCAGGTCGAGGCGGCTTACGAGCGCGTCCTCAAAGGAGATGTTCGGTATCGTTTCAGCATCGACATGAAAACACTGTGA
- a CDS encoding tetratricopeptide repeat protein, producing the protein MMPKRKFHSVRTGWVLAVALALVPGCIPSPGEPPSGEPPLPPITEGTTDSSRTGQQEASLQLTDEGRQLLASGRLDEADSVFQKAISLYPNNPYAYYYLGQARYLKKDYSHSLAPLRQAELYLSDDSVWMARVYALRGQVDEALSQPDEARDQYQKALAFDPRNSEAREGLERVQSPTPPPE; encoded by the coding sequence ATGATGCCGAAACGGAAATTTCATTCGGTCCGGACCGGGTGGGTCCTCGCGGTCGCGCTCGCCTTAGTGCCGGGCTGCATCCCGTCGCCCGGGGAGCCCCCCTCGGGAGAGCCGCCCTTGCCTCCGATTACGGAGGGCACGACCGACTCCTCCCGGACCGGGCAACAGGAGGCCTCGTTGCAATTGACCGATGAGGGCCGCCAGCTCCTGGCTTCGGGCCGCTTGGACGAAGCGGACTCGGTTTTTCAAAAGGCGATCTCGCTCTATCCGAACAATCCCTACGCCTATTATTATCTCGGCCAGGCCCGATATTTAAAGAAGGACTATTCCCACTCATTGGCCCCGCTCCGTCAGGCCGAGCTCTACCTCTCGGACGATTCGGTCTGGATGGCCCGGGTCTACGCCCTGCGCGGACAGGTCGATGAAGCCCTTTCGCAACCCGACGAGGCCCGCGACCAATATCAAAAGGCCCTCGCCTTCGACCCCCGCAACTCCGAGGCCCGCGAAGGACTGGAGCGGGTTCAAAGCCCCACCCCGCCGCCGGAATAA
- the cysK gene encoding cysteine synthase A, with translation MTGQWHDNISRLIGRTPMVRLNRLSPPDGAVVFAKVEFFNPGGSVKDRICLNMIEEAERQGRLKPGATMVEPTSGNTGIGLAMIAAVRGYKLILVMPESMSMERASLLSSYGAQLVLTPAWEGMRGSIREAERLLEQNPTYFMPDQFSNPANPEIHRRTTAVEIWEAMNGRIDAFVAGVGTGGTITGVGEVLKSRRSEVQIVAVEPSASAVLSGNEPGPHKIQGIGAGFIPKVLNRRILDKIVTVTDDDAYRTAKLLAREEGLLVGISSGANVFAAQKVARALGPGKQVVTVLPDTGERYISIEKYFNI, from the coding sequence ATGACGGGGCAATGGCACGATAACATTTCACGGTTGATCGGCCGCACGCCGATGGTCCGGCTCAATCGTTTGAGCCCGCCGGACGGGGCCGTCGTTTTTGCCAAGGTGGAATTTTTCAACCCCGGCGGCAGCGTGAAGGACCGGATCTGTCTGAACATGATCGAAGAGGCCGAACGGCAGGGTCGGCTGAAGCCCGGCGCCACCATGGTCGAGCCGACCAGCGGAAACACCGGCATCGGCCTGGCCATGATCGCGGCCGTTCGCGGGTACAAGTTAATCCTCGTCATGCCGGAGAGCATGAGCATGGAACGGGCCAGTCTCCTGTCCTCGTACGGCGCCCAGCTGGTGCTGACGCCGGCGTGGGAAGGAATGCGCGGATCGATTCGGGAGGCGGAGCGGCTTCTCGAGCAGAACCCGACCTACTTTATGCCGGATCAATTCTCCAATCCGGCGAATCCCGAGATCCACCGCAGGACGACGGCGGTCGAGATCTGGGAGGCGATGAACGGCCGGATCGACGCCTTCGTGGCGGGGGTCGGAACGGGCGGCACGATTACGGGCGTGGGCGAGGTGCTTAAGTCCCGCCGCTCCGAGGTTCAGATCGTCGCGGTGGAGCCTTCGGCGTCGGCCGTTCTTTCCGGAAACGAACCGGGGCCGCACAAAATCCAGGGCATCGGGGCCGGCTTCATTCCGAAGGTGCTGAACCGACGCATCCTCGACAAGATCGTCACGGTGACGGACGACGATGCCTACCGCACCGCAAAACTTCTGGCGCGGGAAGAGGGCCTGCTGGTGGGGATCTCCTCCGGAGCCAATGTCTTCGCCGCCCAGAAAGTGGCCAGGGCCCTCGGTCCCGGGAAGCAGGTCGTGACCGTGCTCCCCGATACCGGCGAGCGGTATATCAGCATTGAGAAGTATTTTAATATTTAA
- a CDS encoding NIL domain-containing protein, with the protein MASIKVHITFPENKIKEPVIYQIGQNYKVITNIRRADVTEKTGWVDLELTGDPKEIERAVEGLKKMGVKVDPIERNIIE; encoded by the coding sequence ATGGCCAGCATAAAGGTCCATATCACGTTTCCGGAAAACAAGATCAAAGAGCCGGTCATCTACCAGATCGGCCAGAACTATAAGGTGATCACGAATATCCGTAGGGCCGATGTCACGGAAAAGACGGGATGGGTGGACCTGGAGCTGACCGGTGACCCGAAGGAAATCGAACGGGCCGTGGAAGGCCTCAAGAAAATGGGGGTCAAGGTGGACCCCATCGAACGAAATATCATCGAGTGA
- the thrC gene encoding threonine synthase, protein MAKIKGLKCRECRKEYPAEPLHVCEFCFGPLEVNYNYDAIRGMISRETIAQGPKSLWRYAALLPVDGPPTVGLHGGFTPMVRADNLARALGLDALYLKNDTVNHPTLSFKDRVVAVALTRAKEFGFDTVACASTGNLANSVSSHAAQAGLKCYVFIPSDLEAGKILGNLIYKPRVVAVEGNYDDVNRLCSEIASEYAWAFVNINIRPYYAEGSKTLAYETVEQLGWQSPDHVVVPIASGSLLTKIWKGLKEFEQLGLIPPVKTRVNGAQAEGCSPVAEAFKAKRDFIKPVKPQTIAKSLAIGNPADGYYALKTAKETGGSIEAATDPEIVEGITLLAETEGIFAETAGGVTVAVLKKLVEQGVIRKGDLTVAYITGNGLKTQEAVLEAVGSPFRIQPSLTSFEDTFQNIKRRNA, encoded by the coding sequence ATGGCCAAGATCAAAGGTCTTAAATGCCGAGAATGCCGGAAGGAGTATCCGGCCGAGCCGCTCCATGTCTGCGAGTTTTGCTTCGGTCCGCTCGAGGTGAACTATAATTACGACGCGATTCGCGGAATGATCTCGCGTGAAACGATCGCGCAGGGGCCGAAAAGCCTGTGGCGATACGCCGCCCTTCTGCCGGTCGATGGCCCCCCGACCGTCGGACTTCACGGCGGTTTCACCCCGATGGTCAGGGCCGACAACCTCGCGCGCGCGCTGGGGCTCGACGCGCTGTATCTCAAGAACGACACGGTGAACCATCCGACGCTTTCCTTCAAGGACCGGGTCGTGGCCGTGGCCCTCACCCGGGCCAAAGAGTTCGGTTTCGACACGGTCGCCTGCGCCTCGACCGGAAACCTGGCCAATTCCGTCTCGTCCCATGCGGCGCAGGCCGGGCTGAAATGCTACGTCTTCATCCCCAGCGATCTCGAGGCGGGCAAAATCCTCGGCAATCTGATCTACAAGCCGCGGGTCGTCGCCGTTGAAGGCAACTACGACGACGTCAACCGCCTATGCAGCGAGATCGCCTCGGAATACGCCTGGGCCTTCGTGAACATCAACATCCGGCCGTATTACGCGGAGGGATCCAAAACGCTGGCCTACGAAACGGTGGAGCAACTCGGATGGCAAAGCCCCGACCACGTGGTCGTGCCGATCGCTTCCGGGTCCCTGCTGACTAAGATCTGGAAGGGGCTGAAGGAGTTTGAGCAGCTGGGACTGATCCCGCCGGTCAAAACCCGGGTCAACGGCGCCCAGGCGGAGGGCTGTTCGCCCGTCGCCGAGGCCTTCAAGGCCAAACGGGACTTCATCAAGCCGGTGAAGCCGCAGACAATCGCCAAGTCGCTGGCGATCGGAAACCCGGCCGACGGATATTACGCCTTGAAAACCGCGAAAGAGACCGGCGGATCGATCGAGGCGGCCACCGACCCGGAAATCGTCGAGGGCATCACCCTGCTGGCCGAGACCGAGGGAATTTTCGCCGAGACCGCCGGCGGGGTGACCGTCGCGGTCCTGAAAAAATTGGTGGAGCAGGGTGTGATCCGCAAAGGGGATCTGACGGTGGCCTACATCACCGGAAACGGATTGAAAACGCAGGAGGCCGTCCTGGAGGCCGTGGGTTCCCCGTTCCGGATTCAGCCCAGCCTGACCAGCTTTGAAGATACTTTTCAGAACATCAAGCGGAGGAATGCGTAA
- a CDS encoding PBP1A family penicillin-binding protein: MPRDILQTLFRDLSRGTSRLWKHRRRILIGVVPLLTILFAIYLAVLYAIVTHRFEGQRWRLPSKVYSDSFILYPGQEIDGLRLPDRLRRLDYRPVATPPAHPGEYQLEPDALTLYLHDFEYPDHVFNGFPVRLDLDKGRITAIREEPSENRLALVELEPELIAAFYDQAWEERDLVRLDDVPRHLIDAVLAAEDSRFYQHGGIEPRSLLRAGWVNLREGAIVQGGSTLTQQLVKNFYLNQSRTLSRKLNEIFMSILLDLRYPKDEILEAYLNEIYFAQSGTMGVYGIGQASRFYFGKPPRELTLGESALLAGMIKSPNIYSPFHNPKRAAARKAYVLDRMLTLNRIGPEDHRKALDEPLPSGAPVQQERFAPYFVDFVRQQLAEHYEPEVLTSEGFRIFTTLDTQQQRTAETVLSKGLRGLESAYPHLRRGDPAAKLQGILIAVQPQTGQIKALVGGRNYAVSQFNRAVQARRQPGSLFKPFVYAAALSHAVTADGSPYTAATRIEDTPVSLPSPDGLWTPQNFDKVYHGTVTLRTALENSLNAATVRLADSIGTERVIAMAQAMGIRSPLKNVPSLALGTSEVVPLEIAIAYGTIANGGIRVEPIAVKEVVSADGRVLERQTLDMTPALTPQQAFLLTTLLEGVVERGTGRGVVSRGFTRPVAGKTGTTSNDKDAWFLGFTPDLLSLVWVGFDAGPAGESSPADLKLTGSQAALPIWTDFMKQATDGQPVSRFSVPPGIVFETIDPASGLISGRDCPEGIREAFIQGTQPQLHCGEPDRLPNKIYRWFKQLIS, encoded by the coding sequence TTGCCTCGTGACATCCTACAGACCCTCTTTCGGGATCTTTCACGCGGGACCTCCCGGCTCTGGAAGCACCGCCGGAGGATACTCATCGGGGTCGTTCCCCTTTTGACGATCCTGTTCGCGATCTATCTGGCCGTCCTGTACGCGATCGTCACCCATCGCTTCGAAGGTCAACGCTGGCGGCTGCCCTCCAAGGTTTATTCCGATTCCTTCATTCTTTATCCCGGACAGGAAATCGACGGCCTCCGGCTTCCGGACCGCCTCCGGCGGCTGGACTACCGCCCCGTCGCGACGCCGCCCGCCCATCCCGGCGAATACCAACTCGAGCCGGATGCGCTCACGCTCTACCTCCACGATTTCGAATACCCGGATCATGTTTTCAATGGATTTCCGGTCCGGCTCGATCTCGACAAGGGCCGGATCACCGCGATCCGGGAGGAGCCGTCCGAAAACCGGCTGGCCCTGGTCGAGCTCGAACCCGAGCTGATCGCGGCCTTCTACGACCAGGCCTGGGAGGAGCGCGACCTCGTCCGGCTCGACGACGTCCCGCGGCATCTCATCGACGCCGTCCTCGCGGCCGAGGACAGCCGCTTCTACCAACACGGCGGGATCGAGCCCCGAAGCCTGCTCCGCGCGGGCTGGGTGAACCTCCGGGAAGGGGCGATCGTCCAGGGCGGCAGCACGCTGACGCAGCAGCTCGTCAAGAATTTTTATCTCAATCAGTCGCGGACGCTCAGCCGGAAACTGAACGAGATCTTCATGTCGATCCTGCTCGACCTGCGCTATCCCAAGGATGAGATCCTCGAGGCCTACCTCAACGAGATCTATTTCGCGCAAAGCGGGACGATGGGGGTTTACGGCATCGGCCAGGCCTCCCGGTTCTATTTCGGGAAGCCGCCCCGGGAGCTGACCCTCGGGGAGTCGGCTCTCCTGGCCGGGATGATCAAATCGCCGAACATCTATTCGCCGTTTCACAACCCGAAGCGGGCCGCGGCGCGGAAGGCGTATGTGCTGGACCGGATGCTCACGCTAAACAGGATCGGCCCGGAGGACCACCGCAAGGCCCTCGACGAGCCGTTGCCCTCCGGCGCGCCGGTGCAGCAGGAGCGGTTCGCCCCCTACTTCGTCGATTTCGTCCGTCAGCAGCTCGCGGAGCATTACGAGCCCGAGGTCCTGACCTCGGAAGGTTTCCGGATTTTCACCACGCTGGACACGCAGCAGCAGCGGACGGCCGAGACCGTCCTCTCGAAGGGCTTGCGGGGGCTCGAGTCGGCCTATCCCCATCTCCGTCGCGGCGACCCGGCGGCAAAGCTCCAAGGGATCCTAATCGCGGTCCAGCCCCAGACCGGCCAGATCAAGGCGCTGGTGGGCGGGCGGAACTACGCCGTCAGCCAGTTCAACCGGGCCGTCCAGGCGCGACGCCAGCCCGGATCGCTTTTCAAACCCTTCGTCTACGCCGCCGCGCTGTCCCATGCCGTCACCGCCGACGGCTCGCCCTACACAGCCGCCACGCGGATCGAGGACACCCCGGTCAGCCTCCCCTCGCCCGACGGGCTCTGGACGCCCCAGAATTTCGACAAGGTTTACCACGGCACGGTGACGCTGCGGACGGCGCTCGAAAACTCGCTGAACGCGGCGACCGTACGGCTGGCCGATTCGATCGGGACGGAGCGCGTGATCGCGATGGCCCAGGCGATGGGAATCCGGAGCCCCTTGAAGAACGTCCCCTCGCTGGCCCTGGGAACCTCCGAGGTCGTTCCGCTCGAGATCGCGATCGCCTACGGCACGATCGCGAACGGCGGCATCCGGGTCGAGCCGATCGCGGTGAAAGAGGTCGTCTCGGCCGACGGGCGCGTGCTCGAAAGGCAAACGCTCGATATGACGCCCGCGCTTACGCCCCAGCAGGCCTTTCTCCTCACGACGCTTCTCGAGGGCGTGGTCGAGCGGGGAACGGGGCGGGGCGTCGTGAGCCGAGGTTTCACGCGGCCGGTGGCCGGGAAGACCGGGACGACCAGCAACGACAAGGACGCCTGGTTTCTGGGCTTCACGCCGGACCTTCTCTCCCTCGTCTGGGTCGGGTTCGACGCCGGCCCGGCGGGCGAATCGAGCCCGGCCGATCTGAAGCTGACCGGATCGCAGGCCGCCCTCCCGATCTGGACCGACTTTATGAAACAGGCCACGGACGGACAGCCGGTCTCCCGCTTCTCCGTCCCGCCCGGGATCGTCTTCGAAACGATCGATCCGGCCTCCGGCCTGATCTCGGGCCGCGACTGCCCGGAGGGAATCCGGGAGGCCTTCATCCAGGGGACCCAGCCGCAGCTCCACTGCGGCGAACCGGACAGGCTTCCGAATAAAATCTACCGGTGGTTCAAGCAGTTGATCTCGTAG
- a CDS encoding DUF1697 domain-containing protein, with product MKSERGDRQSSYAAFLRGINNLGQKPVKMDALKKAFESLGFKNVRTILASGNVIFYSPNASPRELGLSIEGRLKKKLGHEIVVLVRTIAELQRLAERNPFKEIKMTPQTRRYVTFLSEKPRGGLKIPYRSPDKSLRLLHASESAVFSVVTLSPSTGTTDLMGFLEKQFGRKITTRNWNTISRILDIYL from the coding sequence ATGAAGTCGGAGCGGGGCGACAGACAAAGCTCCTACGCGGCCTTTCTGCGCGGGATCAACAACCTCGGGCAGAAACCCGTCAAGATGGATGCGTTGAAGAAGGCCTTCGAGTCGCTCGGGTTTAAAAATGTCAGGACGATCCTCGCGAGCGGCAATGTAATTTTCTATTCGCCGAATGCAAGTCCGCGGGAACTCGGCCTATCCATCGAAGGAAGGCTGAAAAAGAAATTAGGACATGAGATCGTCGTGCTGGTCCGGACGATCGCGGAATTACAACGGCTGGCCGAGAGGAATCCCTTTAAAGAGATAAAAATGACGCCCCAAACGAGGCGTTACGTCACCTTCCTCTCCGAGAAACCCAGGGGCGGCCTCAAGATCCCCTACCGATCCCCCGACAAAAGTCTCCGCCTCCTGCACGCGAGCGAAAGCGCGGTTTTCAGCGTCGTGACGCTGTCTCCAAGCACCGGAACAACGGACCTCATGGGTTTTCTCGAAAAACAATTCGGCCGAAAGATCACCACACGAAATTGGAATACGATTAGTAGAATTTTAGATATCTACCTGTAA
- a CDS encoding ubiquitin-like small modifier protein 1 produces the protein MSVKVRIPTPLRSLTAGQSVVEVAGKDVGEVIERLEKQYPGIKNRICDEANQIRRFVNIYVNEEDIRFKQGQATVLNEGDEVSIIPAIAGGADGEVVRWPA, from the coding sequence ATGTCGGTGAAGGTTCGAATTCCAACGCCGCTGCGGTCGCTCACCGCCGGACAAAGCGTGGTGGAGGTGGCCGGGAAAGATGTCGGAGAGGTGATCGAGCGCCTGGAAAAACAGTACCCCGGCATCAAGAACCGAATTTGCGACGAAGCGAATCAGATCCGGCGCTTTGTCAACATCTATGTGAACGAGGAGGACATCCGGTTCAAACAGGGGCAGGCGACCGTTCTCAACGAAGGGGATGAAGTCTCGATCATCCCGGCGATCGCGGGCGGCGCCGACGGGGAGGTCGTTCGATGGCCAGCATAA